The Oncorhynchus gorbuscha isolate QuinsamMale2020 ecotype Even-year unplaced genomic scaffold, OgorEven_v1.0 Un_scaffold_877, whole genome shotgun sequence genome includes the window TTCTGTGGTGTCTCCTGTTCTATAATATAGCTGTTCTGTGGTGTCTCCTGTTCTATAATATAGCTGTTCTGTGGTGTCTCCTGTTCTATAATATAGCTGTTCTGTGGTGTCTCCTGTTCTATAATATAGCTGTTCTGTGGTGTCTCCTGTTCTATAATATGGCTGTTCTGTGGTGTCTCCTGTTCTATAATATAGCTGCTCTGTGGTGTCTCCTGTTCTATAATATGGCTGCTCTGTGGTGTCTCCTGTTCTGTAATATAGCTGCTCTGTGGTGTCTCCTGTTCTATAATATGGCTGTTCTGTGGTGTCTCCTGTTCTATAATATAGCTGTTCTGTGGTGTCTCCTGTTCTATAATATAGCTGCTCTGTGGTGTCTCCTGTTCTATAATATAGCTGCTCTGTGGTGTCTCCTGTTCTATAATATAGCTGCTCTGTGGTGTCTCCTGTTCTATAATATAGCTGCTCTGTGGTGTCTCCTGTTCTATAATATAGCTGCTCTGTGGTGTCTCCTGTTCTATAATATAGCTGCTCTGTGGTGTCTCCTGTTCTATAATATAGCTGTTCTGTGGTGTCTCCTGTTCTATAATATAGCTGCTCTGTGGTGTCTCCTGTTCTATAATATAGCTGTTCTGTGGTGTCTCCTGTTCTATAATATAGCTGCTCTGTGGTGTCTCCTGTTCTATAATATAGCTGCTCTGTGGTGTCTCCTGTTCTATAATATAGCTGCTCTGTGGTGTCTCCTGTTCTATAATATAGCTGCTCTGTGGTGTCTCCTGTTCTATAATATGGCTGTTCTGTGGTGTCTCCTGTTCTATAATATAGCTGTTCTGTGGTGTCTCCTGTTCTATAATATAGCTGCTCTGGCATCTCCTGCCCCTCTGTCACAATGGCCTAATGTGGTCAACAGACAGCGGTGGCAGAGTGCCAGGCCAGGGAGACGGTTGGCAGGTACACCCTCTCTCTTTGGTCTGCCCGCATGTTCTCGTTAAGGGGGCGGAAAAGGGGGTGAATGTATGAGGTACCTACAATACCTGATGCAtcaactccctccctcctatcactCTCCTCTATCCCTTTCCCTCGCCCCCTGGATCACGGTCCcctctttgtttttacactgcatctactcgctgtttattatctatgcatagtcactttacaaattacctcggctaacctgtaaccccgcacattgactctgtaccccctgtatatggggcagcagggtagcctagtggttagagtgttggactagtaaccggaaggttgcaagttgaaatccccgagctgacaaggtacaaatctgtttttcttcccctgaacaggcagttaaccaacggttcctagaccgtcattgaaaataagaatttgttcttaactgacttgcctggttaaataaaggaaaacttaaaaatatataaatacccTCATCATTGTTACATAATTTTCTTGTGTTACGTTTTTGAtttaataatttattaaaactttagtttatttagtaaatgttttcttaactctatttcttcaactgcattgttggttaagggcttgtaagtaagcatttaacggtaggttctacacctgttgtaattggcgcgtgtgacaaatacaatttgatttgatcctatttgtctctctctccacaggtgCTCTTTAAAATGGTCCTGGGCAGTGCCAAGTTTGGGGAGGCAGCGCTCTTTCTGACGATCGTCGGCGGGGCTAATTTTGTGTTCATCAGCTTTGTGCCAGTCATCCTGTACTTCACCCATGTGGAATACTTTGGTTCTCTTGAGGACATCCCCTGGTTATACCTCTGTGGGGTAGCAGGCCTGCTCTTTGGTAAGCACGGACTTCTGGAGATTACTTTCAGTGTGGAGACTGATGCAAACCTCAACCAGTGTAGAGACTGATGCAAACCTCAACCAGTGTAGAGACTGATGCAAACCTCAACCAGTATAGAGACTGATGCAAACCTGCAACCAGTATGGAAACTGATGCAAACCTGCAACCAGTGTAGAGACTGATACAAACCTCAACCAGTGTGGAGACTGATGCAAACCTCAACCAGTGTAGAGACTGATGCAAACCTCAACCAGTGTGGAGACTGATGCAAACCTCAACCAGTGTAGAGACTGATACAAACCTCAACCAGTGTAGAGACTGATGCAAACCTCAACCAGTGTGGAGACTGATGCAAACCTCAACCAGTGTAGAGACTGATGCAAACCACAACCAGTGTAGAGACTGATACAAACCTCAACCAGTGTGGAGACTGATGCAAACCTCAACCAGTGTAGAGACTGATACAAACATGCAACCAGTGTAGAGACTGGTGCAAACCTCAACCAGTATGGAGACTGATACAAACCTCAACCAGTGTAGGGACTGGTGCAAACCTCAACCAGTGTAGAGACTGGTGCAAACCTCAACCAGTGTAGAGACTGGTGCAAACCTCAACCAGTGTAGAGACTGGTGCAAACCTCAACCAGTGTAGAGACTGGTGCAAACCTCAACCAGTGTAGGGACTGGTGCAAACCTCAAACAGTGTAGAGACCGGTGCAAACCTCAACCAGTGTGGAGACTGATGCAAACCTGCAACCAGTATAGAGACTGATACAACCCTCTACCAGTGTGGAGACTGATACAAACCCCCCTCCCGCCCACCCAATGAATTGAGCTCTATTGAAAAGTTGCTGACTAGTTTCTCTTTTTGACTGTGAGTGAAATAGTTGTAGTAAATAAGTAAAGTTGAACTTTTTCTCCTCCACAGCTTTCAATATCCTGGTGAACTTTGGCATTGCCATCACGTACCCCACATTAATCTCTCTGGGCATCGTCCTGAGTGTCCCTGTCAATGCCAGTAAgtctctgctccttctcctccAACTCTACTGTGTCCTTGTCCTTTTCTCCAGATATTTATCCCATCCAATGGAACAACCTTAACTCAGGCCGGGATTCAATTCTAGGAGTTGTGGTTTTTAAAGGTAATGTTACCACATTCACAGAGATcccattcacggtaaacgctgcatcTGCCGGTTCAATCGGGAAATTGCTTTTAAAAGCAGCAATGCCTATAATCCGCGATGAAATTGAATCCCGGCCTCCCTGGTTAACTTTCCTAtttccctggaaataatcagaattcatgaaaacattacagttttgaaaacatagcttgtccatctcttggcacaacttaccCCTGAAACAAGGGTGTCTCAACTTCCCCCTTTGACTCAACTTCCCCCAACTCCCCTAGTGTTGATTCAgattgatgtgttgtgttggggaCCTGTTTGTGTTAATGTTATGTCACTTCTGTCAGCGTTACGTTATGAAGGCCTGATCATTAAGTTCTAGGTAATATAAGCCCTTGTTATGTTGTGTTCCAGTGGTTGACCTGTACACATGTGAGATCCACTTCAACGCAGTGCGTCTGATCGCCGTGTTGATCATCTGCCTGGGCTTCCTGATGTTGCTGCTTCCAGAGGACTGGGACCAGTGCTTCATCCAGCTCCATGCTAAGCTGCAGAGTAAACGGGAGGAACCAGCTGAGGAGGAGGCAGGGCCCGGCTCCAGCCTCAACTGGAGCAGGAGAGCAAGGCCCTCCATGTCTACCTTTACACACTGACCACTGTTTAATGTGGAGGGATGGACGGACACACtgaaacagacaggcagaggcaAACACGCACACGAATGGAtgaatggacagatggacagatacagacacacatacagtgtacagacacacataccgatacacacacacacacacaccttggacACTTGATTGCCATGATGCCCTGCATGGTCGACCTCTGCcctccgccctctctctttccccttccctctcactaGTTTCTGCCTGGAAACCTTTCTGTTGGTCTGTCAGTCCGTCTGGGTCTGTTCAAGACCTTTTCATTTCACTGCAAAAAGCACTGATATCAATGTTTGTTCATTTCACAATCAACAAACAATTATTTCCTACTTGACCTCCACCATTTTAGAAGTCATCAGAGTTGGTGCATGGGCTCACGTCATTTAGCAATACCTCAAGGTCATTCCATTGGACTGATACATGTATTTACATCATGCCTGGGAAGACTTGCGAACTTGCCTTTGCTTTTCAAAAGACAAGGATAGATTGACAGACTAATAATAGTTACATGTTTTTGTCAGTTTTTGTCAGACTGATGATGGGCATTCTGGCTTTAACATCATGATCCCATCAACCTTCAAGATCCAGAGAAGAAGAGAACCAGGAGAGACGGAGTTCTGGTGGGCATGTCCCTGTTGTCCCTCAGGTGTCAACATCATGTTCCTATCAACCTTCAAGGTCCAGAGAAGAAGAGAACCAGGAGAGACGGAGTTCTGGTGGGCATGTCCCTGTTGTCCCTCAGGTGTCAACATCATGTTCCTATCAACCTTCAAGGTCCAGAGAAGAAGAGAACCAGGAGAGACTGAGTTCTGGTGGGCATGTCCCTGTTGTCCCTCAGGTGTCAACATCATGTTCCTATCAACCTTCAAGGTCCAGAGAAGAAGAGAACCAGGAGAGACTGAGTTCTGGTGGGCATGTCCCTGTTGTCCCTCAGGTGTCAACATCATGTTCCCATCAACCTCCAAGGTCCAGAGAAGAAGATAACCAGGAGAGACTGAGTTCTGGTGGGCATGTCCCTGTTGTCCCTCAGGTGTCAACATCATGTTCCTAT containing:
- the LOC124020691 gene encoding putative thiamine transporter SLC35F3; amino-acid sequence: MNQEFQECCRFFGDDGLTAKVFFTKVAPFGLLWILTNYLYLQALRKINTTDVSALFCCNKAFVFLLSWIVLRDRFMGVRIVAAIFAIAGIVMMTYADGFHSHSVMGITFVVASASMSALYKVLFKMVLGSAKFGEAALFLTIVGGANFVFISFVPVILYFTHVEYFGSLEDIPWLYLCGVAGLLFAFNILVNFGIAITYPTLISLGIVLSVPVNAMVDLYTCEIHFNAVRLIAVLIICLGFLMLLLPEDWDQCFIQLHAKLQSKREEPAEEEAGPGSSLNWSRRARPSMSTFTH